Proteins encoded within one genomic window of Triticum aestivum cultivar Chinese Spring chromosome 2D, IWGSC CS RefSeq v2.1, whole genome shotgun sequence:
- the LOC123049584 gene encoding protein trichome birefringence, protein MAGWRKAWLSVLDRGGGGGGGGGSSGSLQAHLNGLLSPSSSSSSLATAHKRGSFPGGKHGGGTFVSTKAALACFSVVLVIAFFYVSITGRPAAEDSFPTPTGSSPASGALLSSNSSTPTSPRKPLPPRPPVSPHVSSTGTAQRSSARNATVVSPRRVQSNNSDDDWAPTDGSGQPALVPEDIGKAQDPLYNAGNATISESDGEPVVGNGTKAQDVTAMPTPPWRRADAANSTGKPIISAPDEPSDSEGATGNSTDTVVRSSKEDRNANASVDNVLPTSTRRAALPSTPPGQRKEDRRRRKRASMSRHKQRSIRRRKEFVHPVQEGAAADHSDGAGIGTAGANTSSGNHSDVIGIVGAGNHQVVWTSSADHSDGAGTGTVTAGANTSVAVGPVNHRVEWTPSAEHSDAAGTGTVTAAANTSLAVGPGNHRVVWTSGVQDLVTFAKCDLFSGRWVREENHAFYPPRSCPHIDGDFNCHKNGRQDTGFLNWRWQPSGCNIPRMNVTDFLERLRGQRIIFVGDSLNRNMWESLVCILRHGVRNKKNVYEKSGKNQFKTRGFYSFKFRDYNCSVDFIRSTFLVKETVRESPNGTVLDEKLRLDELDATTPAYQTADIVVVNTGHWWTHPKTSKGLNYYQEGYRVHHSLEVMEAYRKALTTWAKWVDKNIDPTRTQIVFRGLSLTHFKGGQWNSGGRCHRETEPIFSQTYLTEYPERMRILEKVMSRMKTPVIYLNISRLTDYRKDGHPSVYRVRYDTEEERMAAVATKQDCSHWCLPGVPDTWNELLYASLLQAGKGPWRL, encoded by the exons ATGGCCGGCTGGAGGAAGGCGTGGCTGTCCGTGCtggaccggggcggcggcggcggcggcggcgggggcagcaGCGGCTCCCTCCAGGCGCACCTCAACGGCCTCctctccccgtcctcctcctcctcctccctcgccaccgCCCACAAGCGAGGCAGCTTCCCGGGCGGTAAGCACGGCGGCGGGACGTTCGTGAGCACCAAGGCCGCGCTGGCCTGCTTCTCCGTCGTCCTGGTGATCGCCTTCTTCTACGTCTCCATCACCGGTCGCCCCGCCGCCGAGGACTCCTTCCCCACCCCGACGGGCTCCTCGCCGGCGTCCGGCGCGCTGCTGTCGTCGAACTCGTCCACGCCGACGTCGCCGAGAAAGCCGCTTCCTCCCCGCCCTCCCGTTTCTCCTCATGTAAGTAGCACCGGCACGGCTCAGCGGAGCAGCGCGCGCAATGCCACGGTGGTGTCGCCGCGTCGAGTGCAGAGCAACAACTCGGATGATGACTGGGCGCCGACCGATGGCTCGGGACAGCCGGCATTGGTGCCGGAGGATATTGGAAAAGCGCAGGATCCCCTCTATAACGCCGGAAACGCCACGATCAGCGAATCGGACGGGGAGCCCGTCGTCGGCAACGGCACTAAAGCGCAAGATGTAACCGCAATGCCGACGCCGCCGTGGCGGAGAGCGGACGCAGCGAATTCCACCGGGAAACCCATTATCAGCGCTCCGGACGAGCCTTCAGACTCCGAAGGCGCCACCGGAAACTCTACCGACACGGTTGTGCGTTCGAGTAAGGAAGATCGAAACGCGAACGCCAGCGTCGACAATGTACTGCCGACCTCGACGCGGCGAGCAGCGCTTCCATCTACACCGCCGGGCCAGCGAAAGGAGGACAGACGCAGGCGCAAGAGAGCTTCCATGTCGAGGCACAAGCAGCGCTCGATCAGGCGACGGAAGGAGTTCGTCCACCCGGTGCAGGAAGGAGCTGCCGCCGACCACAGCGATGGCGCCGGCATCGGCACGGCAGGCGCCAACACCAGCTCCGGTAACCACAGCGACGTCATCGGCATCGTCGGGGCCGGCAACCACCAGGTGGTGTGGACGTCCTCCGCCGACCACAGCGACGGCGCCGGCACTGGCACCGTCACGGCAGGCGCGAACACCAGCGTTGCCGTCGGCCCAGTCAACCACCGGGTGGAGTGGACGCCTTCCGCCGAACACAGCGACGCCGCCGGCACTGGCACCGTCACGGCAGCCGCGAACACCAGCTTGGCCGTCGGGCCCGGCAACCACCGGGTGGTGTGGACGTCGGGCGTGCAGGACCTGGTGACCTTCGCCAAGTGCGATCTGTTCAGCGGGAGGTGGGTGAGGGAGGAGAACCACGCGTTCTACCCGCCGCGGTCGTGCCCCCACATCGACGGCGACTTCAACTGCCACAAGAACGGCCGGCAGGACACCGGCTTCCTCAACTGGAGGTGGCAGCCCAGCGGCTGCAACATTCCCAG GATGAACGTGACTGATTTCCTGGAGAGGCTGCGGGGCCAGAGGATCATATTCGTCGGCGACTCGCTGAACCGCAACATGTGGGAGTCTCTGGTCTGCATTCTCCGCCATGGTGTCAGGAATAAGAAGAACGTGTACGAGAAGTCCGGGAAGAACCAGTTCAAAACCAGAGGATTCTATTCCTTCAAGTTCAGA GACTACAATTGCTCTGTGGATTTCATAAGATCGACATTTCTGGTCAAAGAGACGGTCCGCGAGAGCCCAAACGGCACCGTACTCGACGAGAAGCTGAGGTTGGATGAGCTAGACGCAACGACTCCGGCGTACCAGACCGCCGACATCGTCGTCGTCAACACCGGGCACTGGTGGACTCACCCAAAGACGTCAAAAGG GCTGAACTATTACCAAGAAGGCTACCGCGTGCACCATAGCCTTGAGGTGATGGAGGCATACAGGAAAGCACTGACCACATGGGCTAAATGGGTCGACAAGAACATAGACCCAACAAGAACTCAGATCGTGTTCAGAGGACTCTCCCTAACACACTTCAA GGGAGGGCAGTGGAACTCAGGAGGGCGATGCCACAGGGAGACCGAGCCGATATTCAGCCAGACGTACCTCACCGAGTACCCTGAGAGGATGAGGATACTGGAGAAGGTCATGAGCAGGATGAAGACCCCTGTGATATACCTCAACATCAGCAGGCTCACCGACTACCGGAAGGACGGCCACCCGTCGGTGTACCGGGTGCGCTACGACACGGAGGAGGAGCGGATGGCGGCGGTGGCGACCAAGCAGGACTGCAGCCACTGGTGCCTGCCGGGCGTGCCGGACACTTGGAATGAGCTGCTCTATGCCTCGCTGCTCCAGGCAGGCAAAGGTCCCTGGAGACTATGA
- the LOC123049585 gene encoding uncharacterized protein translates to MACGGGGGIFNRALGYVVNEFLVQGLANNRAFQRFAVRTSKTFENLSSGVKQVREEVSEQIRDPRGHDNGFKQ, encoded by the exons AtggcctgcggcggcggcggcggcattttTAACCGGGCGCTGGGCTACGTCGTCAACGAGTTCCTCGTCCAGGGCCTCGCCAACAA CCGTGCCTTCCAGAGGTTTGCTGTGAGGACTAGCAAGACTTTCGAGAATCTCTCATCTGGAG TTAAACAAGTGAGGGAGGAGGTGTCAGAGCAAATTAGGGATCCTCGTGGGCATGATAAT GGCTTCAAGCAGTGA